The DNA region cataaacttaatttaatttatttattaagcagcTCTTCTTTCTCACACTATTTTTTTGGCATGAAAAGAAtagttaaaaacagaaaagagaaTTTAAATCACTTGTGACACTAAATTCAAGATCCTCCATTATTTCAGACTCCTCGTCAGCTGAGAGTGCCATGAATGTTGGCAACCACTTAGGGGCCGGCACCCTATGTGCCATCTGTGGGGACCGGGCCACAGGAAAGCACTACGGAGCCTCCAGCTGTGACGGATGCAAGGGGTTCTTCAGACGCAGCGTACGCAAAAACCACATGTATTCCTGCAGGTCAGAAACCTACATTTTGGCGAAATTTTGCAAACATAATGCCATAATTCTACTTAAAAGACCACGTTTCCATCCAATTTTGCAAGGGGTTCTTGTTTCCATCCAATTTAGTAGTTTTCCATACAGATTTAACAGACAGTGCATAGTGGACAAAGACAAGAGAAATCAGTGCCGGTACTGCAGACTAAAGAAATGTTTTCGAGCTGGGATGAAGAAGGAAGGTACTTGCTCATGCTGTTAGATTTTATTCATATAATGCTcataagaagtaaaaaaaaacaaagattaaatcCCCCTGCCCTGTTTAGGAGGTTAGGGGATGAGGTGGCGCAAATGGGAGATGTTGCAACAGCAGGGAAAGAGTTAGTGAGAGACATTTTGTTAATGTTCAGTCAACAATGCACTGAGGTCTATGTCTGGTTTATGCTGAACAAACAGTTTAGAGCCATCATAACTgcacactgataaaaaaaagaaaaaaaagcgcaACCTTGAGGACTCCCCCCTCTCACAAAGTCAGCAAATATCCCTCATCTCTGCAATTTCAACTGGTTGTAAGAATTGGTTCACTACTACTGATAACGAAAGAGTATATTTCAATGGTTTAACCAGAGCTGTTTTTGGACAAAATAAACCTTATATgtgcatttgaattaaattaaatgttaatttgctGATTAAAAGTGTATTTCTCATTCTCAGCTGTGCAGAATGAAAGAGACAGGATTAGCACCAGAAGATCCAGCTATGAAGACAGCAGCTTACCCTCCATAAACGCACTCATTCAGGCTGATGTCCTTTCTAGACAGGTACACGGTGTGATTCAAATCTATGTTCAAATCACAAGGTGAATTGTGTAAAATATGTTCTCTTAACCCAGTTTAACATGAAGAGACTACAAGTAATACATCTGTAGGTTGATTCCTCtgaaaaagtgtaaacactgtggcacAGCTATCAAAACATTGccctgtttgtttgagcatcccaaTTAGAACCACATACAACACATGCTCAACCAATAGTGTGGGTTTGGGGAATAACTATCTGACCAATGGTAAACCGGGAGATTGTTTTGGAAACCCGTTCGGAAACAGTCAATATTTCACTGGGTGTATCTAAAGgcacataaatgaaaatatataattaaaatatattttacgatttacataaatgtaaaattctccCATATGCTACTATGCAGATCTCATCACCTGGTCCTATCTTGAATGGCGACATCAGAACGAAGAAGGTAGCCACTATAACCGATGTGTGCGAGTCTATGAAACAGCAGCTGCTGGTGCTGGTTGAATGGGCTAAATACATCCCAGCATTCTGTGACCTTCCCCTGGATGATCAGGTAAGATCCCTCTTATTTAGAGGTAAGCACATCTtatttagctgaaaatgtactcttacaatatatatttcatagaTATTATTGCCAGCTGGCTCATATTTTTATATCAGTCGGAAAAAAAGTTCAGAGATCTTTAATTTGGGTGGTTAATGTATTTAGATGGCTCAGGTTAGAATATGATGAGCTGGTTTGAAAGTTACATCTCTTCTTGAGACATTCAGAATCATTAACATGCTGAGCACTGAGGCATGGTCAGTGTTTTAGCTGTGGGTGAGAACGCCTCAAAACGCATCttctcacacaaacatacacgtgAAAACACACATGTGCATACAGGCATGAAGACCAACCTAATTCTGCCTCTAAAATACCTCAAAAATATCTACATTTAATCTTTAGTTAAAATGAGATGATATGGTTATAAAAAGGACTCTATCCAAAGAAACGCTTGTTCATTTGTCTCAGGTTGCTTTACTGCGAGCTCATGCTGGAGAACATCTGCTGCTAGGAGCTGCCAAACGCTCCATGCTGTATAAAGACATTTTACTATTAGGTACGTTTTTTAAGCAAGAGACATTGAAAATGTGGATATGACAGTCTTCTAGACTAAAGCTGTTTTACTAATGTTTTACCTCACAATTTTCCATGATTCTCGTAGGTAATGATCATATAATTCCACGAAATTTCCCCGAATTGGAGGTGAGCCGTGTGGCTGTAAGGATCCTTGATGAGTTAGTCCTTCCCTTCCAGGATCTCCAGATCGATGACAATGAATATGCCTGTTTGAAGgccattgtattttttgatccAGGTAGATAAAATTTCCTAAAAGATAGACAAAACAGAGCAGAATATCAAGTGAGTTttcaaactgatcaaatgtgatGATCTTTCACTACTCATGTAGATGCCAAAGGTTTAAGCGACCCAAGCAAGATCAAACGCATGCGATACCAAGTTCAAGTTAGTTTGGAGGACTACATAAATGACCGACAGTACGATTCACGAGGACGGTTCGGCGAGCTACTACTTCTGTTGCCAACGCTACAGAGTATCACCTGGCAAATGATCGAGCAAATCCAATTTGTTAAATTGTTTGGAATGGCGAAGATAGACAACCTGCTACAAGAGATGCTTCTAGGAGGTAACTAATTTCTGTTAATGAAACAAATTTTTTTGTAGATAACTGCAAAGTCATGGTTATCACAGATGTGGCACAGCACTGTATATAAATGACCCTTAACTTTTGATAGCTGTCAAAAGCTGCAATATCTGAGATGCATGATAAACATCTGGGAAAAACAGGAACAACTtgttataaaagataaaaaaaaggcaGCCTATaaccaccgtttttttttttttttataatctgctCTACATAGATCATATAGACTGAAAACACAGGTTCCTACTTGATTCAGATTTGTAAATGATCTTCCCAATCAGAGATTTAATGACTCTCTTTTCCTGTCAGGTTCTGCTAATGAAGCTCCTCATGCCCATCATTCTCTACACCCACATCTGGTCCAGGAGCACCTCAGTAACAATGTCATAGTCACCACAAACATGGCCACTCCAATTCACAATGGCCAGATGTGTAAGTAACTTCTTGGACTGAGTGAAAGAAAATTTGTTATGAAGGAAGAGCTAACAGAAAATATAGGTCCTTAAAATGTGAAAACCAGGTAGTCAGGGACAAACAGGCTTGTTGGAGTAATCCCTGCCAAAATCGTAGAAACTAATCAggcttatttttattaaagaaggCTACTGTAATGCTTTTCTACCCTAATGCCTTCAGAAATTTCATAAGCATGCTTATTGTGTGTCAACCAATGGTTTCTTTCTTTCGCATGTTATCATGCTatgcaaattatgtttatttaaggTTCCATAATACCCCTTGATTTAATGTATCCTCTTGcttccccccccccaaaacagcCACTCCAGAAACTCCAATCCCATCTCCCCCGACAGCCTCAGGTTCTGATCATTACAAAATGGCACCGGGGGTTATAGCCACAGTGCCAAAACAACCAAGCTCCATCCCTCAACCAACCATCACCAAACAAGAGGCCATCTGAGTACACAGAGAAATACAGATCAAGTTTGTACTATGAATAGGCTGTGCTAAGTGCGGCAATTCATTCTCATAGGCGTCTGGACACAGTAACACTGACATTTATATTCACTAGCTGTTTCTTTTAAGGTTTTTAGCAAAGACAAAGTGAAATTGTTCAGAATTTCCTATTTTAAGAACTTTAGACCAAAATAGTTGAGTTTAAAGGTGTGCAGCAAtcacactttaaatatatatatgttcatcCCATTTCATTTGTTTGCTGTATGTATGTTTTAGAATGAACTAGTGGTGCATACTTATACTACCCAAGGAGTCACAACAGAATTTAAAAAGTCAGAAAAGACCATATTATACAAAGGCTATGCAAGTTTTATTCTCCTTTCAAGGAGAGTTTGAGTTCCATAAATGTTACAGCAGGCCTGAATGTGATcagatgtttgttttattgtacagtattttaacAGCTTGCTTCTGGCTCTTATAGTACTTTTACGGTAGCCTGATAGAATACGTATCATTTTGTGCCTTGGAAATATTGTTATTTACCAAAATGCtggtaattattttatgtatgctACAAGTATGtgcatttcatatttttctgtttgtgcCATACTtcaattgtaaatataataatttccttttttcaTAAATGGATTTAGTCTATTCTAATAAAtgattttagaatttaaaaaaaaaaaactgtctccTGTTCAACCCCTTAACTGTAACTAgtgatatgtatgtatgcatacagTAAGAGAATGTCACACTCATTTATAGTTTTACATGTTGGTCATTTACTGCCAATTTACAATGACTGCCTTCAGGGAGAAGGGTTATTTCAGACTTGCAATGTGAACTGATATTAAATGTCAAggctatatttttacataaaagcgTGCTGTTGTTTCTTTCCATTCATATCTTTATAATTATCTTTTTGAATCTTATCTTTAGGTCACACAAGCTGCTATATAATATTGTAAGTTTTTAAACAGCGTCCACCATAATTTCAGTGGGTGGTCTGAGTTAACATCTCAATaatcgtttttattattatatacccTCCTAGAAAATCCAACTTTAACCAGTCTAAAGTGGTTTGTTGGTCTGGATTTGGACAGGTTTCAGAGAAATATCAGGCCAGGCTTGAAGAACAGATAAAATCCAGCAAAATAAGACAGGTttaagattttgtatttatttatttttcagcaggCACTTAACCTGTGATCATGCATAAGGCTTTTCCTTCCAAATTTAAAGCCTTATTCAATGGCAAAATTGTTTGTCCGAAGAACTTTTCTTGCTCTTAATCATCTCCAGCCGTTTAAAACCTGCTTCAAAACAAGATGATAAAAGTAAGTGTACGTGGCAGAGAATGGTCAAGGATTTTTAGTGCTGGGGGTGTGTGCTTCTCAATACTGATAACAGACAATAAAACGATTCATAAAGCAGGCGCCTTTACTGATAGTTTCTCTTAAGAAATCTTTGTCAGGAATGATATAACCAGATGTGCCAGTTATTGAATGAACCTGACGTTAATCACGTCTATAATTCAATAAACCTAGTATCAAGTAGGCTAGCTTTCAAGATATAATGTTAGCCtagttcaacatttttatttcataactgTTTCGAACACCTAGTGTACTTCGATGGGACAGAATGTAACAAGGTGTGGCCTATTAACAGCATATGAAAAGTAAAAGTCGATTTTTATAACCAAACCCAACGCCACTTTTGCTCAAAGCAAACAATGCCCCCTTGCATGTAACTAAACAAGTTCactgttgccaactaattttcagggaaagttgctaaaggaaggttgttttgttgctaaaagttgctaaattacattgtgatgtcattgcgTGATGACGTCATTACATAATCACGACGCAAATTGTCACTACATCAAAtctcagtaaaaaatatatttttacattacatttgttcgtaaaataatataaatgcataatataatgttaaaataaatatttttatatacaatattgaattattgaacacttacacatttttgaacgcttacaagttttttttattagctagtaaactagtaaaactacacattctgaactAGTTTTAACCAGTGTATTAGTAGTCTGTATGCTACACTCTAAAAAGAATTCACAggtttttacctgcattttttcaattttcaattacgcattgtattttgtgtttcggGTTCCAGGTTTACAATGGATAATGgaaaatgtcctggaaaattactagtagcctatctttttcatttttttctagatatagaaatgaatatatttatattagtgctgtcaaatgattaatcgcgattcgcatccaaaataaaagtttttgtttacatactatatttatgtgtactgtgtatatttattatgtatatataaaatacatacacatacagtaaaaatttttttgaaaatatttacatgtatatacatttatatatttatattcttatattttatattatata from Cyprinus carpio isolate SPL01 chromosome B23, ASM1834038v1, whole genome shotgun sequence includes:
- the LOC109054122 gene encoding hepatocyte nuclear factor 4-alpha-like, whose product is MRLSKPLVDMEMADYSEALDPAYTTLEFENMQVLAMSTDSSSAESAMNVGNHLGAGTLCAICGDRATGKHYGASSCDGCKGFFRRSVRKNHMYSCRFNRQCIVDKDKRNQCRYCRLKKCFRAGMKKEAVQNERDRISTRRSSYEDSSLPSINALIQADVLSRQISSPGPILNGDIRTKKVATITDVCESMKQQLLVLVEWAKYIPAFCDLPLDDQVALLRAHAGEHLLLGAAKRSMLYKDILLLGNDHIIPRNFPELEVSRVAVRILDELVLPFQDLQIDDNEYACLKAIVFFDPDAKGLSDPSKIKRMRYQVQVSLEDYINDRQYDSRGRFGELLLLLPTLQSITWQMIEQIQFVKLFGMAKIDNLLQEMLLGGSANEAPHAHHSLHPHLVQEHLSNNVIVTTNMATPIHNGQMSTPETPIPSPPTASGSDHYKMAPGVIATVPKQPSSIPQPTITKQEAI